The Rattus rattus isolate New Zealand chromosome 1, Rrattus_CSIRO_v1, whole genome shotgun sequence genome includes a region encoding these proteins:
- the LOC116892966 gene encoding LOW QUALITY PROTEIN: zinc finger protein 431-like (The sequence of the model RefSeq protein was modified relative to this genomic sequence to represent the inferred CDS: deleted 2 bases in 1 codon) has translation MDAVSYDDVHVNFTQEEWVLLDPSQKSLYKDVMLETYRNLSAIGYNWEDRHTEEHCQSSRRCGRHERRHTGEELYECIKSGKTFAYHSHPQRHERIHTGEKPYEVIQYGEDFVYHSSLQIYKRLDIGDKPYECSQCGKAFTYHSQLRRHKRTHTGEKPYKCNQCGKAFSQNGHLIIHKRTHTGEKPYECSQCGKAFTDQSQLRIHKKAHTGEKPYKCNQCDKAFLQNINLRIHKRAHTGEKPYKCNQCDKAFAQNGHLIIHKRTHTGEKPYECIECGKAFADQSQLRIHRRIHTGEKPYKCNQCDKAFAQHSNLRIHKRTHTGEKPYECNQCDKAFLQNINLKIHKKAHTGEKTYECNQCGKAFARYYHLQCHERIHTEEKPYKCNQCDKVFSQSHSLQIHKRTHTGEKPYVCNQCGKAFADNSHLRRHKRTHTGEKPYECNQCGSAFSQSSYLRIHKRTHTGEKHFISKPYGKTFAYSSSLRQHEKSQPTEKPHTCSECGKVLYFPVSLYMRKTFSA, from the exons ATG GATGCAGTGAGCTATGACgatgtgcatgtgaacttcaCTCAGGAAGAATGGGTTTTGCTGGATCCTTCCCAGAAGAGTCTCTACaaagatgtgatgctggagacctacaggAACCTCAGTGCCATAG GCTACAATTGGGAAGACCGTCATACTGAAGAACACTGTCAAAGTTCTAGAAGATGTGGAAG GCATGAAAGAAGGCATACTGGAGAGGAACTCTATGAATGTATTAAAAGTGGTAAAACCTTTGCATATCACAGTCATCCTCAACggcatgaaagaattcatactggagagaaaccctatgaagtTATTCAATATGGTGAAGACTTTGTATATCACAGTAGTctccaaatatataaaagattAGATATTGGAGATAAACCTTATGAATGTAGTCAATGTGGTAAAGCATTTACCTATCATAGTCAGCTTCgaagacataaaagaacacatactggggagaaaccctacaaatgtaatcaatgtggtaaagccttttctCAAAACGGTCACCTCAtaatacacaaaagaacacatactggcgagaaaccctatgaatgcaGTCAGTGTGGTAAAGCATTTACAGATCAGAGTCAACTTCGAATACATAAAAAagcacacactggagagaaaccctacaaatgtaatcaatgtgataaagcctttttaCAAAACATTAATCTCAGAATACATAAACGAGCACATACCGGGGAGAAACCCTACAAGTGTAATCAGTGTGATAAAGCCTTTGCGCAGAACGGTCACCTCATAATACATAAAAGAAcgcatactggagagaaaccctatgaatgtattgagtgtgggaaagcctttgcaGATCAAAGTCAGCTTCGAATACATAGaagaatacatactggagagaaaccctacaaatgtaatcaGTGTGATAAAGCCTTTGCACAGCACAGTAATCTCCGAATACATAAAAggacacacactggagagaaaccttatgagtgtaatcaatgtgataaagcctttttgCAAAACATTAatctcaaaatacataaaaaagcaCATACTGGTGAGAAAACTTacgaatgtaatcaatgtggtaaagcctttgcccGTTACTATCATCTTCAATGTCATGAACGAATTCATACTgaagagaaaccttacaaatgtaatcaGTGTGATAAAGTCTTTTCACAGTCACATAGTCTCCAAatacacaaaaggacacacactggagagaaaccctatgtatgtaatcaatgtggtaaagccttcgCAGATAATAGTCACCTTCGAAGACACAAAAGAAcgcatactggagagaaaccctatgaatgtaaccaatgtggctCAGCCTTTTCACAAAGCAGCTATCTcagaatacataaaagaacacatactggagagaaacactTT ATAAGCAAGCCATATGGTAAAACCTTTGCATATAGCAGTAGTCTTAGACAACATGAGAAAAGTCAGCCTACAGAGAAACCCCACACATGTAGTGAGTGTGGCAAAGTTTTGTACTTCCCTGTATCTTTGTACATGAGGAAAACCTTCAGTGCGTAA